One genomic segment of Aminivibrio sp. includes these proteins:
- the relB gene encoding type II toxin-antitoxin system RelB family antitoxin → MATLEKTLSIRLSPEERLAAEEYARERRMSLAQFARESMLEKIEDAYDLKVYTAWLKSRRKTVPFEDLVKECGFSEEEL, encoded by the coding sequence ATGGCTACACTTGAGAAAACTCTGTCCATACGGCTTTCCCCGGAGGAACGCCTGGCGGCGGAGGAATACGCCAGGGAGCGAAGGATGTCCCTTGCCCAGTTTGCCCGGGAATCGATGCTTGAGAAGATCGAGGATGCCTACGACCTGAAAGTCTATACAGCCTGGCTGAAAAGCAGGCGGAAGACGGTGCCGTTTGAGGATCTTGTGAAGGAGTGCGGTTTTTCCGAGGAGGAGTTATGA